A single window of Helicobacter pylori NCTC 11637 = CCUG 17874 = ATCC 43504 = JCM 12093 DNA harbors:
- the cheV1 gene encoding chemotaxis protein CheV1, translating into MADSLAGIDQVTSLHKNNELQLLCFRLGKNKDLYAVNVFKIREVVKYHGNLTIISHENNSLVEGLIIIRELTIPLIDMKKWFYYDSQNKNKDLRPYRIEKEKGEDDIVMICEFSRWTIGVRIYEADRILSKKWTEMEQSAGLGGSAGNNKLVSRTRYFDGRLVQVVDIEKMLIDVFPWIEDEKHNDLETLSKIHSNQCVLLADDSPSVLKTMQMILDKLGVKHIDFINGKTLLEHLFNPTTDVSNIGLIITDLEMPEASGFEVIKQVKNNPLTSKIPIVVNSSMSGSSNEDMARSLKADDFISKSNPKDIQRVVKQFLELA; encoded by the coding sequence ATGGCTGATAGTTTGGCGGGCATTGATCAAGTTACGAGTTTGCATAAAAATAACGAGTTGCAATTGTTGTGTTTCAGGCTGGGTAAAAACAAGGATTTGTATGCGGTCAATGTCTTTAAGATCCGTGAAGTGGTGAAATACCATGGCAATCTCACTATCATCAGCCACGAAAACAATTCGCTTGTTGAGGGGCTAATCATTATAAGAGAGCTCACCATTCCCTTGATTGATATGAAGAAATGGTTTTATTATGACAGCCAAAACAAAAACAAGGATTTACGCCCTTATAGGATAGAAAAAGAAAAAGGCGAAGACGATATTGTTATGATCTGTGAGTTTTCTCGCTGGACTATAGGGGTTAGGATCTATGAAGCGGATAGGATTTTGAGCAAGAAATGGACTGAAATGGAGCAAAGCGCTGGGCTAGGGGGATCTGCAGGCAATAACAAACTCGTGAGCCGCACGCGCTATTTTGACGGGCGCTTGGTGCAAGTGGTGGATATTGAAAAAATGCTTATAGACGTGTTCCCTTGGATTGAAGATGAAAAACACAACGATTTAGAGACGCTCTCTAAAATCCATTCTAACCAATGCGTTTTGCTCGCTGATGACTCCCCAAGCGTTTTAAAAACCATGCAAATGATTTTAGACAAGCTGGGCGTCAAGCATATAGATTTTATCAATGGCAAAACCTTATTAGAGCATTTGTTCAACCCCACAACCGATGTGAGCAATATTGGCCTGATTATTACCGATTTGGAAATGCCAGAGGCGAGCGGTTTTGAAGTGATCAAGCAGGTTAAAAACAATCCTTTGACTTCAAAAATCCCTATCGTGGTCAATTCTTCTATGAGCGGGAGTTCTAATGAAGACATGGCCAGGAGTTTAAAAGCCGATGATTTCATCTCTAAGTCTAACCCCAAAGACATACAGCGAGTGGTTAAGCAATTTTTGGAATTAGCATGA